From Miscanthus floridulus cultivar M001 chromosome 15, ASM1932011v1, whole genome shotgun sequence, the proteins below share one genomic window:
- the LOC136509559 gene encoding protein LOL2-like, producing the protein MQSQIVCHGCRTVLLYPRGAPSVCCAVCHAVTNVPPPAMEMARLICGGCQTLLMYTRSATTVRCSCCNTVNLVRPVSSIAHVNCGQCQTVLMYPYGAPSVKCAICNFITNVGGVTPVRPLPPALPASSGNSYSIPSTSAVCLFYELSQNSCKFNVISHKILFVQLGQPTNQSQNVTVVVENPMTVDDKGKLVSNVVVGVTSGGKK; encoded by the exons ATGCAGAGCCAGATCGTGTGCCACGGGTGCAGGACCGTTCTGCTCTACCCAAGAGGTGCTCCGAGCGTGTGTTGCGCAGTATGCCACGCGGTCACCAATGTGCCGCCTCCAG CAATGGAGATGGCTCGACTTATATGTGGTGGCTGCCAGACATTATTGATGTATACTCGCAGTGCAACAACTGTAAGATGCTCATGTTGTAACACAGTCAATCTTGTCAGACCAG TGAGTAGCATAGCTCATGTGAACTGTGGCCAGTGCCAAACAGTGTTGATGTATCCATATGGAGCACCGTCTGTCAAATGTGCTATTTGCAACTTCATTACAAATGTTGGTGGG GTGACTCCTGTGAGACCTTTGCCACCTGCACTACCCGCATCAAGTGGAAATTCATACAGCATCCCGTCAACTTCTGCGGTATGTTTATTTTACGAATTATCGCAAAATTCATGTAAGTTTAATGTGATTTCTCACAAAATTCTTTTTGTCCAACTTGGGCAGCCAACGAACCAATCGCAGAATGTAACTGTTGTTGTTGAAAACCCAATGACAGTAGATGACAAGGGAAAATTG GTGAGCAAcgttgtagtaggggttacaagtgGTGGTAAAAAGTAA
- the LOC136509558 gene encoding septin and tuftelin-interacting protein 1 homolog 1-like, translating to MAEEAEGMDRFDMEGDFEGGRFGRDGEFYYRSRRERAPQTRDDAIYGVFAEGDSDYDSEDDEESRRRRRKRRKDGGGGEADLTKPVQFVSTGKFMPTQEPEPEERPGLGRSDATTDKAEVAEAEEEQDDEGDTEMLPAMFGKIRDGARARREEKEREREAAARRRQAAGLGAGDPAAAPGSLESNSKVAKMMLMMGYKKGMGLGKNQQGITAPVESILRPKNAGLGSVEGFKEPKTLLPKENVPAPPPPPASALKEKRWYKKANTKKAPILTKNELLAMRTEQEQEEQPAIVQKVIDMRGPQARVLTDLKGLNEEQEMEANDVPMPELQYNVRLLVDEARADIVRLDAQLRREQEKVASLVREKEKVAKQEASQKRQLLVMERIAETLEKVREDDTSGMLTLDGLIQTFHGLKVQFEEEFKMCSIAWIACRYAHPLLIRVFQGWQPLQDPKFGLEVMRKWKDLLQGDQPYNFSDSAASMTPYVQLVSEVILPAVRISGINSWEAREPEPMLHFLELWDNKKLLPPVLLQSILEHVIMPKLSAAVDSWDPRRESVPIHVWVHPWLPMLRERIETLCHSIRYKLSTVLHVWQAHDASAYAVLSPWKDVFDSASWEDLIVRYIIPKLRLALQDFQINPANQKLDQFNWVMLWASAIPVHLMVHMLEVDFFSKWQQVLYHWLCSPNPDFNEIMNWYKGWKGLFPPELLANERIRILLTAGLDMMNQAAEGLEVVQPGARENVGYLRATEKRQFDAAQQAYHAVPGAAMADLSFKESIQAYAMEQGLLFMPRVGKFYNGMPVYEFGTVSVCIDSVKRLLYAQLQEGVERWSAVTLTQLMDMNRMGRAH from the coding sequence AtggcggaggaggcggaggggatgGACCGGTTCGACATGGAGGGGGACTTCGAGGGCGGGCGGTTCGGCCGCGACGGGGAGTTCTACTACCGGAGCCGGCGGGAGCGGGCGCCGCAGACCCGCGACGACGCCATCTACGGGGTCTTCGCGGAGGGCGACTCCGACTACGACTCGGAGGACGACGAAgagtcccgccgccgccgcaggaagCGCcgcaaggacggcggcggcggggaggccgACCTCACCAAGCCCGTCCAGTTCGTCTCCACCGGCAAGTTCATGCCCACCCAGGAGCCCGAGCCTGAGGAGAGGCCGGGGCTCGGGCGCTCCGACGCCACCACTGATAAGGCGGAggtggcggaggcggaggaggagcaagACGACGAGGGGGACACCGAGATGCTGCCGGCGATGTTCGGCAAGATCAGGGACGGCGCGCGCGCGAGGCGGGAGGAGAAGGAGCGGGAGCGTGAGGCGGCGGCGCGCCGGCGACAGGCGGCGGGTCTCGGGGCGGGGGACCCAGCCGCGGCTCCTGGGAGCCTGGAGTCGAACTCCAAGGTGGCCAAGATGATGTTGATGATGGGGTACAAGAAAGGCATGGGCCTTGGCAAGAATCAGCAGGGGATCACCGCACCGGTGGAGTCCATTCTGCGACCCAAGAATGCAGGCCTGGGGAGCGTCGAGGGGTTCAAGGAGCCCAAGACCCTGTTGCCTAAGGAGAACGTGCCGGCCCCACCACCTCCACCGGCATCAGCGTTGAAGGAGAAGCGTTGGTACAAGAAGGCTAACACAAAGAAGGCTCCAATCTTGACGAAGAATGAGCTCCTGGCCATGCGTACTGAGCAGGAACAGGAGGAACAGCCTGCTATTGTCCAGAAGGTGATCGACATGCGAGGGCCACAGGCGCGGGTGCTGACAGATTTGAAGGGGCTCAATGAAGAACAAGAGATGGAGGCGAATGATGTGCCCATGCCAGAGCTGCAGTACAATGTGCGCCTGCTTGttgatgaggctagagctgatATTGTGAGGTTGGATGCACAGCTGCGGCGGGAGCAGGAGAAGGTGGCTAGCTTGGTGCGGGAGAAGGAAAAGGTTGCTAAGCAAGAGGCATCGCAGAAACGCCAGCTGCTGGTGATGGAGAGAATTGCAGAGACACTGGAGAAGGTCCGGGAGGATGATACATCCGGCATGCTCACTCTGGATGGATTGATTCAGACATTCCATGGGTTGAAGGTGCAGTTTGAGGAGGAGTTCAAGATGTGTAGCATTGCATGGATTGCTTGCCGATATGCTCATCCATTGCTTATCCGTGTCTTCCAGGGGTGGCAGCCCCTGCAGGATCCAAAGTTTGGGTTAGAAGTCATGAGAAAATGGAAGGACCTGCTGCAGGGGGACCAACCATATAACTTCTCAGATAGTGCTGCATCAATGACGCCATATGTGCAGCTTGTTAGTGAAGTCATCCTACCGGCTGTGAGGATATCAGGAATCAATTCGTGGGAGGCTAGGGAACCAGAACCAATGCTCCACTTTCTTGAGTTATGGGATAATAAGAAGTTGCTGCCTCCTGTTTTGCTTCAATCAATACTGGAGCATGTAATCATGCCAAAGCTCTCAGCTGCCGTGGATTCATGGGATCCTCGCAGGGAAAGTGTACCAATCCATGTCTGGGTGCACCCATGGCTGCCAATGCTAAGGGAAAGGATAGAGACCTTGTGCCATTCTATTCGATACAAGTTGAGCACTGTCCTCCATGTATGGCAAGCGCATGATGCTTCAGCATATGCAGTGTTGTCTCCGTGGAAAGACGTGTTTGATTCGGCAAGCTGGGAAGACCTGATTGTGCGGTATATCATTCCTAAACTGAGATTGGCACTGCAAGACTTTCAGATCAACCCAGCAAACCAGAAGCTCGATCAGTTCAACTGGGTGATGTTGTGGGCATCTGCAATCCCAGTACACCTCATGGTCCATATGTTGGAAGTTGATTTCTTCAGCAAGTGGCAGCAGGTCCTGTACCATTGGTTGTGCTCACCAAATCCTGATTTCAATGAGATAATGAACTGGTATAAGGGATGGAAGGGCCTTTTCCCACCAGAGTTACTTGCCAATGAGCGCATACGGATTCTGCTAACTGCTGGTCTTGACATGATGAACCAAGCTGCTGAAGGACTTGAGGTAGTGCAGCCTGGGGCTAGGGAGAATGTGGGTTACTTGAGGGCAACTGAGAAGCGGCAGTTTGATGCAGCACAGCAAGCTTACCATGCTGTCCCAGGAGCAGCCATGGCGGATTTGAGCTTCAAGGAGTCTATACAGGCATATGCAATGGAGCAAGGTTTGCTATTTATGCCTAGAGTTGGCAAGTTCTACAATGGCATGCCAGTTTATGAGTTTGGCACCGTTAGTGTTTGCATAGACTCTGTGAAGCGACTACTGTATGCACAACTTCAAGAGGGTGTTGAGAGATGGAGTGCTGTAACTCTTACACAATTGATGGACATGAACCGAATGGGAAGAGCACACTAG